In Arthrobacter sp. SLBN-83, one DNA window encodes the following:
- a CDS encoding lysophospholipid acyltransferase family protein: MFYWVMKRIFLGPVIKLLFRPWVKGLDNIPVQGAAIIASNHLSFSDSIFMPLMVHRPVVFLAKSEYFTGTGIKGRLTAAFFRLTNQLPMDRSGGAASAASLNAGMEVLNAGGLLGIYPEGTRSPDGRLYRGKVGVARLALQAGVPVIPVAMIGTDKVQPIGKRLPNIRRIGMIFGEPLDFSQYREQAEDRTVQRTVTDQIMSSLLRLSGQEYVDEYAAVVKLRLAGKPGEAKAAGEPLAAPVAAEGEFVQDTGAGSPAAGPDGMEDDAGTTAAG; the protein is encoded by the coding sequence GTGTTCTATTGGGTCATGAAAAGGATCTTCCTCGGTCCGGTGATCAAGCTGCTTTTTCGGCCGTGGGTTAAAGGCCTGGACAACATCCCGGTGCAGGGCGCGGCCATCATCGCTTCCAACCACCTGTCGTTTTCCGATTCGATTTTCATGCCGCTCATGGTGCACCGGCCTGTGGTCTTCCTGGCAAAGTCGGAATACTTCACCGGGACGGGCATCAAGGGCAGGCTTACCGCTGCGTTCTTCCGCCTAACCAACCAGCTGCCTATGGACAGGTCCGGCGGCGCAGCGTCAGCCGCGTCCTTGAACGCGGGAATGGAAGTGCTCAACGCAGGCGGCCTGCTGGGCATCTACCCCGAGGGCACGCGGAGCCCCGATGGGCGGCTGTACCGCGGCAAGGTGGGCGTGGCCAGGCTCGCACTGCAGGCGGGCGTCCCCGTTATCCCTGTTGCCATGATCGGCACCGACAAGGTCCAGCCCATCGGCAAGCGGCTGCCCAACATCCGCAGGATCGGCATGATCTTCGGTGAACCCCTGGACTTCAGCCAGTACCGTGAGCAGGCCGAGGACAGGACGGTCCAGCGCACGGTCACGGACCAGATCATGTCCAGCCTGCTGCGGCTCTCCGGGCAGGAGTACGTGGACGAATACGCGGCCGTGGTGAAGCTTCGGCTGGCTGGCAAGCCCGGCGAAGCGAAGGCGGCAGGCGAACCCCTGGCCGCCCCGGTGGCAGCTGAGGGAGAGTTCGTGCAGGACACCGGTGCCGGCAGTCCAGCCGCCGGGCCCGATGGCATGGAGGACGACGCCGGCACAACAGCGGCGGGATAG
- a CDS encoding lytic transglycosylase domain-containing protein yields the protein MTMSRSPKQPPKPSLPMIAATTAALPAVVLSSLALAQPAAAQQPARSIPSSLAAAMKAQAEAKAAGTVIPASVVSTTIPAAFQPAQPTAPAEYTIVRGDTVSAIAGRFGLDTGEILKLNNLQANTIIYPGQKLKLSGSPTPAAPAPAPAAAPAAPAPGAGATYTVKSGDTLGAIAARHNVALSDVFTWNNLSMRSIIYPGQKIKVGGGSAPAPAAPAPAAPAPAPALANTSAPATGSYTIKAGDTLSAIASRNGVKLSDLLSANKLSMTTIIYPGSKLVIPGASGQPAAQPAAPQPAAAPLVPSSFLGFSYPAAVVSSANENKALLNASPVPSREEMKNIVADTARRMGVDTSLALAFAFQESGFNQRAVSPANAIGTMQVIPSSGQWASDLVGRKLNLLDPYDNAAAGVAIIRQLLATSKDQDTAIAGYYQGQYSVSKYGMYDDTKAYLAAIKAHQKNFR from the coding sequence ATGACGATGTCCCGCTCGCCCAAGCAGCCCCCCAAACCGAGTCTGCCGATGATTGCCGCCACCACGGCGGCACTGCCAGCGGTCGTCCTGTCATCCCTGGCCCTGGCCCAGCCGGCTGCAGCGCAGCAGCCCGCCCGGAGCATCCCCAGCAGCCTGGCAGCAGCAATGAAGGCCCAGGCCGAGGCGAAGGCAGCCGGCACCGTGATCCCCGCTTCTGTTGTCTCCACCACCATTCCGGCCGCTTTCCAGCCGGCCCAGCCCACGGCCCCCGCCGAGTACACGATTGTCCGCGGCGATACGGTCAGCGCCATCGCGGGCCGTTTCGGCCTGGACACCGGTGAGATCCTCAAGCTGAACAACCTGCAGGCCAACACCATCATTTACCCGGGCCAGAAACTCAAGCTGTCCGGTTCCCCCACTCCCGCAGCACCCGCGCCTGCACCCGCCGCTGCCCCTGCAGCCCCGGCGCCCGGCGCCGGAGCAACCTACACAGTGAAGTCCGGCGACACCCTTGGCGCCATCGCAGCCAGGCACAACGTGGCCCTTTCGGACGTCTTCACTTGGAACAACCTCTCCATGCGTTCCATCATCTATCCGGGACAGAAGATCAAGGTTGGCGGCGGCTCCGCGCCCGCTCCGGCCGCTCCTGCGCCGGCGGCTCCAGCACCTGCGCCCGCCCTGGCCAACACCTCGGCGCCGGCAACAGGCTCCTACACCATCAAAGCCGGCGACACGCTCTCAGCCATCGCATCCCGCAATGGGGTAAAGCTGTCGGACCTGCTGTCTGCCAACAAGCTGAGCATGACCACCATCATTTATCCGGGCAGCAAACTGGTCATCCCCGGCGCCTCCGGCCAACCGGCAGCACAGCCTGCGGCGCCCCAGCCGGCTGCTGCTCCCCTGGTGCCCAGCTCGTTCCTCGGATTCAGCTACCCGGCCGCTGTTGTCAGCTCGGCCAATGAGAACAAGGCCCTGCTGAATGCTTCGCCCGTTCCCTCACGGGAGGAAATGAAGAACATCGTTGCGGACACGGCGCGCCGCATGGGTGTGGACACCTCCCTTGCCCTTGCCTTTGCCTTCCAGGAGTCCGGCTTCAACCAGCGCGCCGTATCCCCGGCCAACGCAATCGGCACCATGCAGGTTATACCCAGCTCCGGACAGTGGGCATCGGACCTGGTGGGACGGAAGCTGAACCTCCTGGACCCGTACGACAACGCCGCAGCCGGCGTGGCCATCATCCGGCAGCTGCTGGCTACCAGCAAGGACCAGGACACGGCAATCGCCGGTTACTACCAGGGCCAGTACTCGGTGAGCAAGTACGGCATGTACGACGACACCAAGGCGTACCTTGCAGCGATCAAGGCCCACCAGAAGAACTTCAGGTGA
- the mraZ gene encoding division/cell wall cluster transcriptional repressor MraZ, protein MFLGTHSPRLDEKGRIILPAKFREELASGLVLTRGQERCIYVFSEKEFARVHEQMREAPISSKQARDYIRVFLSGASDEVPDKQGRVTIPPALREYAGLGRELAVIGAGTRAEIWDAQAWNEYLAEKETAFSETDDPIPGIL, encoded by the coding sequence GTGTTTCTGGGCACTCACTCGCCGCGTCTGGATGAAAAGGGACGGATCATTCTCCCCGCCAAGTTCCGCGAGGAGCTTGCCAGCGGCCTGGTGCTCACAAGGGGCCAGGAACGTTGTATCTACGTCTTCAGTGAGAAGGAATTTGCACGGGTTCACGAGCAAATGCGGGAGGCGCCAATTTCCTCCAAGCAGGCACGTGACTACATCCGTGTATTTCTCTCTGGAGCCTCTGACGAGGTACCTGACAAGCAGGGGCGCGTGACCATTCCACCGGCGCTCCGGGAGTACGCAGGACTCGGAAGGGAACTTGCCGTCATCGGCGCCGGTACCCGCGCCGAGATCTGGGACGCCCAGGCTTGGAATGAGTACCTCGCGGAGAAGGAGACGGCCTTTTCCGAGACTGACGATCCCATTCCGGGCATTCTCTGA
- a CDS encoding polyprenyl synthetase family protein yields the protein MTAAEQLRNEQADFVAGVAGELTGFLTARQSVMSGISPDIEPIMGSISNLVTGGKRLRALMCYWGWRGAGGGAGASQVVTAGAALELFQAAALIHDDIIDRSDTRRGGPSVHRRFSQLHTSQGWALDSERFGQAAAILAGDLCLSFSEEAFTDIGERAASGSRARLIFNLMRAEVMAGQYLDILEEVAGPVRDRAGAVGRAQSIIRFKSAKYSTEHPLALGGALAGASNELLRGYSAFALPLGEAFQLRDDVLGVFGDPVTTGKPAGDDLREGKRTVLVALALDQASPEESAFIDASLGSPALSDADIVEIRRIIEDSGALQATEVLISEFGAAAFEALDGLPLEELPKVALRKLAEAAVSRAS from the coding sequence GTGACGGCGGCAGAGCAGCTACGGAATGAACAAGCCGACTTCGTGGCAGGCGTGGCAGGCGAGCTGACTGGCTTCCTGACCGCACGGCAGTCAGTAATGTCCGGCATCTCCCCGGACATCGAACCAATCATGGGTTCCATCTCGAACCTGGTCACCGGCGGAAAGCGCCTCCGTGCCCTGATGTGCTACTGGGGCTGGCGCGGCGCAGGGGGCGGGGCCGGAGCCAGCCAGGTGGTCACGGCCGGCGCTGCGCTTGAGCTGTTCCAGGCCGCCGCATTGATCCACGACGACATCATCGACCGCTCCGATACCCGCCGCGGAGGTCCCAGTGTGCACCGGCGCTTCAGCCAGCTGCACACCTCCCAGGGCTGGGCCCTGGACAGCGAACGGTTTGGCCAGGCGGCAGCCATTCTTGCGGGCGACCTTTGCCTGTCCTTCAGCGAGGAGGCGTTTACCGATATCGGCGAACGGGCTGCGTCGGGAAGCAGGGCGCGGCTGATTTTCAACCTGATGCGCGCAGAGGTCATGGCCGGCCAGTACCTGGACATCCTGGAAGAAGTGGCCGGACCTGTCCGCGACCGGGCGGGAGCAGTCGGAAGGGCGCAATCCATCATCCGGTTCAAGAGCGCCAAATACTCCACGGAGCATCCCCTGGCCCTGGGCGGAGCCCTGGCTGGAGCATCGAATGAATTACTCCGCGGCTATTCCGCCTTCGCCCTTCCGCTCGGCGAAGCCTTCCAACTCCGTGATGACGTCCTTGGCGTGTTTGGCGATCCGGTCACCACCGGCAAACCGGCAGGCGACGATTTGCGCGAAGGAAAGCGCACTGTCCTGGTGGCCCTCGCCCTGGACCAGGCCTCCCCTGAAGAATCCGCATTCATTGATGCGAGCTTGGGCAGTCCTGCATTGTCGGACGCTGACATCGTGGAAATACGCCGCATCATCGAGGATTCCGGAGCGTTGCAGGCCACCGAAGTCCTCATTAGTGAATTCGGCGCTGCGGCATTCGAGGCACTTGACGGACTCCCCTTGGAGGAATTGCCCAAAGTCGCGCTGCGGAAGCTGGCTGAAGCCGCCGTCAGCCGAGCCTCCTGA
- a CDS encoding Rv2175c family DNA-binding protein has protein sequence MSNVENLVGEWLPLPDVARLLDVSVTKVHSLIDERALAALRVGERKIRSVPAEFIQDGQVVDSLKGTIVVLADAGYSDEDLIVWLFTADESLRGRPIDALREGRKTEIRRRAQTLAW, from the coding sequence GTGAGTAATGTAGAAAACCTGGTGGGCGAGTGGTTGCCACTGCCCGACGTCGCCCGTTTATTGGATGTTTCCGTCACCAAGGTGCACAGCCTTATTGATGAACGTGCGCTGGCGGCACTGCGGGTGGGCGAACGGAAAATCCGGTCGGTTCCCGCCGAATTCATCCAGGACGGCCAGGTAGTGGACAGCCTTAAGGGCACCATTGTGGTGCTGGCCGATGCCGGTTACTCGGATGAAGACCTTATTGTCTGGCTGTTTACTGCCGACGAGTCACTGCGCGGCCGTCCCATTGATGCCCTCCGGGAAGGCCGCAAGACCGAAATCAGGCGCAGGGCCCAGACCCTGGCCTGGTAG
- the pknB gene encoding Stk1 family PASTA domain-containing Ser/Thr kinase — protein sequence MQEHVSDPVVGTLVDNRYAVVSKLARGGMSTVYLAVDQRLDREVALKVLHPHLAADENFLGRLGREAKAAARLSHPHVVGVLDQGNDGTTAYLVMEYIKGHTLRDVIRDRGALPPRLALALIDPVVEGLGAAHAAGFIHRDVKPENVLIADDGRIKIGDFGLARAVTSSTSTGALIGTVAYISPELVLGKPADARSDVYSVGIMLYEMLTGRQPFEGEVPIQVAYQHVNGTVGPPSDQVPGLAEEVDELVQWCTANDPENRPVDGNALLQELRHIRTHLTDAELDLLPPAAVGPASQHHTEVLARASNPTTLLPPSRPAAPPYPPGHLTPGQHTVDEGQAHTARVAYQRPGLALPDDDSDGEWSPPPPRLGKRAQRRADKEDERLRAVAAATPVRTLRDGNPRRRGAIWVLVLILAALLATGAGWFFGMGPGAAAAVPAVANKTVAQAQQVLSGVGFRFTTSDVFDDEVPSGLVVGSEPAAGTQIRKFQPVSLLVSKGPQLFPLPNLTGGTLDQAKSSLNAAQMALGTVAEKFDEDAAAGIVLSQDPAAGTPARHGTPVAIAVSKGPQPIAVPSVIGKSEDDAVAAIEAAGLNARVAPDEVFDRNVPEGDVASQSPANGTLTRGGTVTLTISKGPKMVNVPSYIGKQASEARKALEALGFQVRVNNILGGFFGTVRDQSPVDREVPEGSVVTITVV from the coding sequence GTGCAGGAACACGTGTCGGACCCCGTTGTAGGGACGCTGGTGGACAACCGCTATGCAGTCGTTTCCAAGCTTGCCCGCGGCGGCATGTCAACGGTCTATCTCGCCGTGGACCAGAGGCTGGACCGCGAAGTGGCACTAAAGGTGCTGCACCCGCACCTTGCTGCTGACGAAAACTTCCTAGGCAGGCTGGGCCGGGAAGCAAAGGCCGCTGCCCGACTGTCACACCCCCATGTGGTGGGCGTCCTGGACCAAGGCAATGACGGCACCACGGCCTACCTTGTCATGGAGTACATCAAGGGCCATACGCTCAGGGACGTCATCCGGGACAGGGGCGCCCTGCCGCCCAGGCTGGCACTGGCACTCATTGATCCCGTGGTGGAGGGTCTGGGCGCGGCGCACGCCGCGGGTTTCATCCATCGTGATGTGAAGCCCGAAAATGTCCTGATCGCCGACGACGGCAGGATCAAGATCGGTGACTTTGGCCTGGCTCGCGCCGTCACCAGTTCAACCAGCACCGGAGCGTTGATCGGGACGGTGGCCTACATCTCACCGGAGCTGGTTTTGGGCAAGCCCGCAGACGCGCGCAGCGATGTCTATTCGGTGGGGATCATGCTGTATGAAATGCTGACCGGCCGGCAGCCGTTCGAGGGCGAGGTTCCCATCCAGGTGGCCTACCAGCACGTCAACGGCACGGTAGGGCCGCCGTCGGACCAAGTGCCCGGTCTGGCGGAAGAGGTGGACGAGCTGGTGCAGTGGTGCACGGCCAATGATCCCGAGAACCGGCCGGTGGACGGCAACGCGCTGCTTCAGGAACTGCGGCATATCCGGACCCACCTCACGGACGCCGAACTCGACCTGCTGCCGCCCGCAGCGGTTGGTCCCGCGTCCCAGCACCACACCGAGGTCCTGGCCCGCGCCAGCAACCCGACAACGTTGCTGCCGCCTTCGCGGCCTGCTGCGCCGCCGTACCCGCCCGGGCACCTAACGCCCGGACAGCACACCGTGGACGAAGGACAGGCTCACACCGCCCGCGTGGCCTACCAGCGCCCCGGGCTGGCACTGCCCGACGACGATTCGGACGGCGAATGGTCTCCCCCGCCGCCCCGGCTGGGCAAACGGGCCCAGCGTCGTGCCGACAAGGAAGACGAAAGGCTCCGGGCCGTGGCCGCTGCCACCCCAGTGCGTACGCTGCGGGACGGAAACCCGCGGCGACGCGGCGCCATCTGGGTCCTGGTCCTGATCCTCGCCGCCCTGCTGGCCACCGGCGCCGGATGGTTTTTCGGCATGGGACCCGGCGCGGCCGCCGCCGTACCCGCCGTAGCCAACAAGACGGTGGCCCAGGCCCAGCAGGTCCTGAGCGGGGTGGGTTTCCGTTTCACGACGAGCGATGTGTTCGACGACGAGGTGCCCTCCGGACTGGTGGTGGGCAGTGAGCCGGCTGCGGGGACCCAGATCCGGAAGTTCCAGCCCGTCTCCCTGCTGGTCTCGAAGGGTCCACAGCTGTTTCCCCTGCCGAACCTCACCGGTGGGACCCTGGACCAGGCTAAGAGTTCCCTGAACGCGGCGCAGATGGCGCTGGGGACCGTCGCGGAGAAGTTCGATGAGGACGCGGCGGCAGGCATCGTCCTGTCGCAGGACCCTGCAGCCGGCACCCCCGCCCGCCACGGCACCCCCGTGGCAATTGCGGTTTCCAAGGGTCCGCAGCCCATTGCAGTTCCCTCCGTCATCGGCAAGTCCGAAGATGACGCCGTCGCAGCGATCGAGGCCGCAGGCCTTAATGCCCGTGTGGCCCCGGATGAGGTGTTCGACCGGAACGTCCCGGAGGGCGACGTGGCCAGCCAGTCCCCGGCCAACGGGACACTCACCAGGGGCGGGACGGTCACCTTGACCATCTCCAAGGGCCCCAAAATGGTGAACGTCCCCAGCTACATTGGCAAGCAGGCCTCAGAGGCGCGCAAGGCGCTGGAGGCACTGGGCTTCCAGGTCCGGGTAAACAACATCCTCGGTGGTTTCTTCGGCACCGTGCGGGACCAGTCGCCGGTGGACCGGGAGGTCCCGGAGGGCTCGGTCGTCACCATCACCGTGGTATAG
- the rsmH gene encoding 16S rRNA (cytosine(1402)-N(4))-methyltransferase RsmH yields MTDQPKPTSERHVPVLRDRCINLLAPGFEAARLRGETPIAVDATLGMGGHSEAMLQRFPDLHLIGIDRDEEALALAGERLAPFAARTDLVHAVYDEIQDVLADLGVAEVHGILMDLGVSSLQLDERERGFAYSFDAPLDMRMDTSRGQTAADVVNTYSEADLVRIIRKWGEEKFAGRIANRIVAARAVKEFTTTGELVEQIRSVVPASAAKSGGHPAKRTFQALRIEVNEELDVLERAVPAAVDSLALGGRIVIMSYHSLEDKIVKGVLQARSKSSAPLGFPVELEEHKPELKTLTKGTEVPTAVEIAENPRAASARLRAAERIRARRAA; encoded by the coding sequence ATGACCGATCAACCCAAGCCCACGTCCGAACGCCATGTGCCGGTCCTCCGCGACCGGTGCATCAATTTGTTGGCACCGGGGTTCGAAGCAGCGAGGCTCCGCGGCGAAACCCCCATCGCCGTAGACGCAACCCTTGGGATGGGCGGCCACTCGGAGGCCATGCTCCAGAGGTTCCCCGACCTCCACCTCATCGGCATTGACCGTGACGAGGAAGCGCTGGCCCTCGCGGGGGAGCGGCTGGCTCCTTTCGCCGCCCGAACGGACCTGGTCCACGCGGTCTACGACGAAATCCAGGACGTACTGGCAGACCTCGGCGTGGCCGAGGTGCACGGCATCCTGATGGACCTGGGTGTCTCTTCCCTGCAGCTGGATGAACGGGAGCGTGGCTTCGCCTACTCGTTCGATGCCCCGCTGGACATGCGGATGGATACCAGCCGCGGCCAAACGGCGGCGGATGTGGTCAATACCTACAGCGAAGCGGACCTGGTCCGGATCATCCGCAAGTGGGGCGAGGAGAAGTTCGCCGGACGGATCGCCAACAGGATCGTGGCAGCACGTGCGGTAAAGGAATTCACCACCACCGGCGAGCTCGTGGAGCAGATCCGGTCCGTGGTGCCCGCCTCCGCCGCGAAGTCAGGCGGACACCCTGCCAAGCGGACTTTCCAGGCCCTGCGGATCGAGGTCAACGAAGAACTTGACGTCCTGGAACGGGCCGTCCCCGCCGCCGTCGACTCCCTGGCCCTGGGCGGGCGCATCGTGATCATGTCCTACCACTCCCTGGAGGACAAGATTGTCAAGGGCGTCCTCCAGGCACGCTCGAAGTCCTCCGCTCCGCTTGGCTTCCCCGTCGAGCTGGAAGAACACAAGCCTGAACTCAAGACCCTGACCAAAGGCACTGAGGTGCCAACCGCCGTCGAAATTGCTGAAAATCCGCGCGCTGCCTCCGCCAGGCTCCGCGCGGCAGAACGAATCAGAGCCAGGAGAGCTGCATGA
- a CDS encoding DUF3040 domain-containing protein, whose protein sequence is MPLSEHEQKLLEQLEKQLHEDDPKFANSMGSDPGRSWSTRHVVIGVLCALAGVFLLLVGVTLQNIFVGVLGFVVMGGGVYFATMRSSRGGSAAKGGGAKPGKQRSSFMSSLEERWDERRRGEP, encoded by the coding sequence ATGCCGCTGTCGGAGCACGAACAGAAGCTGCTTGAGCAGCTTGAGAAGCAGCTTCACGAGGACGACCCGAAGTTCGCGAACTCAATGGGTTCGGACCCCGGGCGTTCATGGTCCACGAGGCATGTTGTTATTGGGGTCCTGTGCGCGCTGGCAGGTGTCTTCCTGTTGCTGGTCGGTGTCACCCTCCAAAACATCTTCGTCGGGGTCCTGGGCTTCGTGGTCATGGGCGGCGGAGTTTACTTCGCCACCATGCGAAGTTCCCGTGGGGGTTCCGCCGCCAAGGGCGGGGGAGCAAAGCCAGGCAAGCAACGGAGTTCATTCATGAGCAGCCTGGAAGAGCGCTGGGACGAGCGCCGCAGGGGGGAGCCCTAG
- a CDS encoding class II 3-deoxy-7-phosphoheptulonate synthase, whose amino-acid sequence MTELSAKPAFSLSSTAQSGAANYPGLDDWRDLPISQQPSWQDREVFDASVKELSVLPPLVFAGEVDVLRERLAAAAQGKAFLLQGGDCAETFEAATADKISARVKTILQMAVVLTYGAAMPVIKMGRMAGQFAKPRSSNNETRDGVTLPAYRGDIVNGYEFTPESRGHDASRMLRAYHTSASTLNLIRAFTQGGFADLRSVHQWNKGFTENPAHARYESLARDIDRAIKFMDSCGADFEALKRVEFFASHEALLLDYERALTRIDSRTGFPYDTSAHFLWIGERTRELDHAHVDFLSRVRNPIGVKLGPSTTGDDALRLIDKLDPDREPGRLTFITRMGAGNIREKLPAVVEKVTASGAQVLWVTDPMHGNTVTSPNGYKTRNFDDVIDEVRGFFEVHHGLGTVPGGLHVEMTGDDVAECLGGADPIDQDAFLDRYESVCDPRLNHMQSLEMAFLVAGALAKH is encoded by the coding sequence GTGACTGAGCTATCTGCAAAACCCGCCTTTTCGCTGTCCAGCACCGCACAGAGCGGAGCGGCCAACTATCCCGGACTGGACGACTGGCGGGACCTTCCCATTTCCCAGCAGCCCAGCTGGCAGGACCGGGAAGTTTTTGATGCGTCCGTGAAGGAGCTGTCAGTCCTTCCGCCGCTGGTATTCGCAGGCGAAGTGGACGTGCTTCGTGAGCGGCTGGCCGCTGCTGCCCAGGGCAAGGCGTTCCTGCTGCAGGGCGGCGACTGCGCGGAAACCTTCGAGGCCGCTACCGCGGACAAGATCAGCGCCCGCGTCAAGACCATCCTCCAGATGGCCGTGGTCCTCACCTACGGCGCGGCCATGCCCGTCATCAAGATGGGCCGGATGGCAGGCCAGTTCGCCAAGCCCCGTTCCTCCAACAACGAAACCCGCGACGGCGTGACCCTGCCCGCCTACCGCGGCGACATCGTCAACGGTTACGAGTTCACCCCGGAATCCCGCGGGCACGACGCCTCCCGCATGCTGCGCGCTTACCACACCTCCGCGTCCACCTTGAACCTCATCAGGGCCTTCACGCAGGGTGGCTTTGCCGACCTTCGCTCCGTGCACCAGTGGAACAAGGGGTTCACCGAGAACCCCGCGCACGCCCGCTACGAGTCGCTGGCCAGGGACATCGACCGTGCCATCAAGTTCATGGACTCCTGCGGCGCCGACTTCGAGGCCCTCAAGCGGGTCGAGTTCTTCGCAAGCCACGAGGCGCTGCTGCTGGATTACGAACGGGCATTGACCCGCATCGACTCCCGCACCGGCTTCCCCTACGACACCTCCGCGCATTTCCTGTGGATCGGGGAGCGCACCCGCGAACTGGACCACGCCCACGTCGACTTCCTGTCCCGCGTGCGCAACCCCATCGGCGTCAAGCTCGGCCCGTCCACCACCGGCGATGACGCCCTGCGCCTGATCGACAAGCTGGACCCGGACCGCGAGCCCGGCCGCCTGACGTTCATCACCCGCATGGGCGCCGGCAACATCCGCGAAAAGCTGCCGGCCGTCGTCGAAAAGGTCACCGCTTCCGGCGCGCAGGTCCTGTGGGTCACCGACCCCATGCACGGCAACACGGTCACTTCGCCCAACGGCTACAAGACACGCAATTTCGACGACGTCATCGACGAAGTGCGCGGGTTCTTCGAGGTGCACCACGGCTTGGGCACCGTGCCTGGTGGCCTTCACGTGGAGATGACCGGCGACGACGTGGCCGAGTGCCTGGGTGGCGCAGACCCGATCGACCAGGATGCGTTCCTGGACCGTTACGAGTCTGTCTGCGATCCGCGGCTGAACCACATGCAGTCCCTCGAAATGGCCTTCCTGGTGGCCGGCGCCCTCGCCAAGCACTAG
- the dinB gene encoding DNA polymerase IV: protein MNQPSAARPQGRRRTCIMHVDMDAFFVSVELRTRPELRGKPVIVGFPGERSVVLSGSYEARAFGVKSAMPMAVAMRMCPQAVVIEPRHKLYYEVSGQLMAIFESITGLVEPLSVDEAFLDVTGALRRLGPPRGIGELIRRRVAAELGITASVGIAETKFVAKIASTRCKPDGLLLIGPDETVPYLHSLPVGALWGVGAKTGEVLAKMGIRTVADVAATPVSSLRKVLGATGEHVHQLAWGIDPRPVTPVRLEKSIGAEETFATDTDDEALLRRELLRLSHRTAARLRSSGMVARTVALKLRFADFSTVTRSRTVQTPVDSAQLIYAVALQLLESLGTRAMAVRLVGVRAEQLEEAARTSLQLSIDRRDENWRAAEQALDEVTRRFGSKSVLPARLMEPENRPGDGTQRPA from the coding sequence ATGAACCAGCCATCAGCCGCGCGCCCCCAGGGGCGCCGGCGCACATGCATCATGCACGTGGACATGGATGCCTTCTTTGTTTCCGTGGAGCTGAGGACGCGCCCCGAACTTCGCGGCAAGCCCGTGATCGTCGGCTTCCCGGGAGAGCGCTCGGTTGTCCTCTCCGGCTCCTACGAGGCCCGCGCTTTCGGGGTCAAATCCGCGATGCCCATGGCCGTGGCCATGCGCATGTGTCCGCAGGCGGTGGTCATTGAACCCCGGCACAAGCTCTACTACGAGGTGTCGGGGCAACTGATGGCCATCTTCGAATCCATCACCGGTCTGGTGGAGCCGCTTAGCGTGGATGAGGCGTTCCTGGACGTCACGGGTGCACTCCGCCGGCTGGGGCCACCCAGGGGGATCGGTGAGCTGATCCGCCGTCGGGTCGCAGCGGAGTTGGGCATCACCGCCTCCGTGGGAATCGCGGAGACCAAGTTCGTGGCGAAGATTGCCTCCACCCGATGCAAGCCCGACGGGCTGCTGCTCATCGGGCCGGATGAAACCGTGCCTTATCTGCACAGCCTCCCCGTGGGTGCACTGTGGGGTGTGGGCGCCAAGACCGGGGAGGTCCTGGCGAAGATGGGAATCAGGACGGTGGCGGACGTTGCCGCTACACCGGTGTCCTCGCTCAGGAAGGTCCTGGGAGCCACGGGGGAGCATGTGCACCAGCTTGCCTGGGGCATCGATCCCCGGCCGGTTACCCCGGTGCGGCTGGAAAAGAGCATCGGAGCCGAAGAAACCTTTGCCACGGATACCGACGACGAGGCACTCCTTCGCCGTGAACTCCTGCGGCTCTCGCACCGCACGGCGGCCCGGTTGCGGAGCTCCGGAATGGTGGCCAGGACGGTGGCGCTGAAGCTGCGTTTCGCCGATTTTTCCACGGTAACCCGCAGCAGGACGGTCCAGACCCCGGTGGACAGCGCCCAGCTGATCTACGCAGTGGCGCTGCAGCTCCTGGAGTCGCTGGGAACCAGGGCCATGGCCGTAAGGCTCGTGGGCGTCCGGGCGGAGCAGCTCGAGGAGGCGGCGCGCACATCGCTCCAGCTAAGCATCGACCGCCGGGACGAGAACTGGAGGGCGGCCGAACAGGCCCTTGACGAGGTGACCCGCAGGTTCGGCAGCAAGTCTGTCCTGCCGGCACGTTTGATGGAGCCTGAAAACCGGCCCGGCGACGGCACGCAGCGGCCTGCCTGA